The genomic window TTCGTAAGCTGCCCGTCGCCGTCTGTAATAGTATCAAGCACAAACACCTTGTCGGTCTGAGCGTTCCATATTATTCTCGGCATAAAGCCGCCTTGCGGATAGCAGATCTCTTCGTCTATATCCTCCGTATCGGCATTATCCTCACGCACCTTGCAGGAAATGTCACATTCCGCCGTCTTCCCCGTTTTCAGATCATACACATATACCTTCCCCTCATCAGCATGAAAATGCGTATAATATATCGCCTTATCTGTGATACAGCAGCCCACATAGCAGTTCTCTATAAGCCTTTGAGGTGAGCTGCCGTCACGCTCTGCGCTCATCAGGATCGGGGTCTGCCCCTCCCATTTTATGTAATAGAGCCTTCCTCCGCTTACCGATACCTGCCCTGCCTTATCGTCAAGCTTTTTAAGCTTATTGTCCGCAAAGGTGCATGAAAACAATTCGTTATTCTCTGTGCAAAAGAATAAATAGTCCTCATTTGCCGCATAAGAGATAATACTGCTGTCCTCGGATAGTATCACGGGTTCGCTTGCAGTATTTGTTGTTACATCAAATGTTTGAAACCAACTCGCCCCCAGAATATACAGCCTGCCGCCCTGCGACATTATCCCGCCTAAAGAATTTGGCGAATCCGGGAAAAATTCCTTTTCGTAGCTTGTTGAAAAGGTGTTTTCATAAATGGGTTCCTGCTCTTTGCCGTCAAAAAGCATAAGTGCATTGCCGCTTGTAAAGTAAAGCCCGTTTGATGCTGCAACGGGGGCGTTCATCTGTAATTGGTCAAGACACCCGGGGCTGTTCTCAGAATGTGCGCAGCCTGCGATATTGCAAAGGTGCGAAAACCTCTCGCTTTCTGTATCAAGCACGCAGCTGCTCACACCCACGCCGCCTATACAAAAGGTCTTAGTTCCAATTGACGTGATCCCGAGAGAGCTTATATTAAACGGCTTTTCATCAAGCTCTGTCGGTTTGCCCGAAGTAAACTCGTATGTGTCAAGCTCACTTATAAGCTCAGCCTGCTGTGCTTTCTCGCTTTCTATGTCAACATAGCTGCCCGTGCTGTTTGCACAGCCCGAAAGCAGCAATATAGAGAGCAATATAAATGCTGATCTTTTCATCACTTAACACCCCCAAACGGTATATCTATGCTCATTTCCTCAAATACTCCCGCCGTCATTTCCTCGGGAGATCTGTTTTGTCTGAGGTCAAGAAACTCCACCCTTATGCTGTCTGTGTTATCAGTTATATCAAAAGCTCCCTGTATTATACACGGGTCATTTTCCGACAAAGGCTCGCCCTTAAATGTCGCATCCTTTATATCCGCCGAGTGATACCAATGCTTTTCGCCGCTTTTAGCCGTATAATACATCTGCGGAAAAAGTGACATAAATCTGTCATTTTTATGCAGTTTATCATATTCCTCCACTTTGCCGTTATACTCGTCCTCGGTCATAGTAAACGGGTCAAGCGTTTTTGAAAACTCCGCCCATTGCATTTCGGTAGAGGCTTTTATATACTCTTTACCGACATCATCAAGCCCCTCAATAGCCGCAATAAATCTAAGCTGACCGTCTGTGTAGTCTTTAGTTTCAATTGTGATCCGAAAATGTTCATTCTCTGTTACATATTCTCCAAACTGAGCTGTCTGCTCTGATCTGCTGTCAGTAACTATATCTTTTTCGGGGCGGTAGTTACCCATATTATTATCAAGCCTTCCAAGCGCTAAGGGCACACCAAATGCCGCAACAGCGACAGCACCGGCAGTAACAAGCTTTACAGCGATACTCTTTCCTGCTAACCTTGCGGCACCGGATGCAGCAGCTTTGGCATAGCTTGCATCTGCCGTGTCTGAAAGCAGAGAATTTATTGGGAATGCCGCAAGCATACCACTGCCAAAAAGCTTTTCTATCCTTTTGCGGATAGTTTTTCTTGCCTTATATAGCTTTTGCTTTGCGTTGTTTTCATTCGTTCCGAGAGAGCCTGCCACCTCGGCAACAGACATATCTTCAAAGTAATACAGTATCACCGCCGAGCGCTGATCAGCAGGCAGCCCGTCAATTACAGCCTTTAGCTTTTCTTTCGTGTCTTTGTTCACGGCATAGTCCTCGGGCAGCATGATAGGCTCATTCAAAGCAGCATCAGCAAGGGTGCGCTCCATTTGCTCGTCGTCCTCAAAATGCTCAGACCCCGAGCTGTCCTTAATACTTTTGACGCATTTGCTGTAAGCAATCGAATAAAGCCACCCGATGAATGACTCACCCGAGCGCAGCTTTGATATATTTTCAAAGGCTGCGGCAAAGGTCTCGGAAGCGATATCCTGCGCCGCATCAGCATTTTTAACATTCCGCTTTGCAAAGAAAAACACCTTTTCATGAAACTCTCTATACAGCGTTTCAAAAGCTACCTTATCACCCTTCTGCGCTTTTTTTGCAAGAGCGCTTATCTCTGTTTTGTTCATCAGTGTCACCCACCTCTCTGCCCAATAGTCCTCGGTATGTGTCAAGATACTGCTCATCTGATGGGGAATCGTCAAATTGCAGGAGTATCCATTTTATCAGCTCATCAAGAGAAATCTCCATATCGCCGCCCCTTTCCTTTGCTCTCATAGGTATAGAGTTTTTTTAAGGAAAATGGTTAGCGGACAAATATATTTTTGTTATCATGTACAAGGCTGTGACCGTTTTATTGTGCAATTTGATGTCATAGATAACGATAGGATTATTATATCATAGATGCTTATATTTATCAAACAAAACGGACGCAATGCCCATAGCCGAGGAATGCGTCCGGTTTCATTTTTGTTAGGGT from Ruminococcus sp. NK3A76 includes these protein-coding regions:
- a CDS encoding DUF5050 domain-containing protein; translated protein: MKRSAFILLSILLLSGCANSTGSYVDIESEKAQQAELISELDTYEFTSGKPTELDEKPFNISSLGITSIGTKTFCIGGVGVSSCVLDTESERFSHLCNIAGCAHSENSPGCLDQLQMNAPVAASNGLYFTSGNALMLFDGKEQEPIYENTFSTSYEKEFFPDSPNSLGGIMSQGGRLYILGASWFQTFDVTTNTASEPVILSEDSSIISYAANEDYLFFCTENNELFSCTFADNKLKKLDDKAGQVSVSGGRLYYIKWEGQTPILMSAERDGSSPQRLIENCYVGCCITDKAIYYTHFHADEGKVYVYDLKTGKTAECDISCKVREDNADTEDIDEEICYPQGGFMPRIIWNAQTDKVFVLDTITDGDGQLTNGRIGFVFKNGSKDHSIITDGV
- a CDS encoding sigma-70 family RNA polymerase sigma factor, yielding MNKTEISALAKKAQKGDKVAFETLYREFHEKVFFFAKRNVKNADAAQDIASETFAAAFENISKLRSGESFIGWLYSIAYSKCVKSIKDSSGSEHFEDDEQMERTLADAALNEPIMLPEDYAVNKDTKEKLKAVIDGLPADQRSAVILYYFEDMSVAEVAGSLGTNENNAKQKLYKARKTIRKRIEKLFGSGMLAAFPINSLLSDTADASYAKAAASGAARLAGKSIAVKLVTAGAVAVAAFGVPLALGRLDNNMGNYRPEKDIVTDSRSEQTAQFGEYVTENEHFRITIETKDYTDGQLRFIAAIEGLDDVGKEYIKASTEMQWAEFSKTLDPFTMTEDEYNGKVEEYDKLHKNDRFMSLFPQMYYTAKSGEKHWYHSADIKDATFKGEPLSENDPCIIQGAFDITDNTDSIRVEFLDLRQNRSPEEMTAGVFEEMSIDIPFGGVK